A region from the Leptospirillum ferriphilum ML-04 genome encodes:
- a CDS encoding UDP-N-acetylmuramoyl-L-alanyl-D-glutamate--2,6-diaminopimelate ligase: MRHDRPTHDKHWLSLNLPPPVCGRFPEKVLSLSDDSRQVENGALFLIRPGEGFRWEFVDEALDRGASYLVADRKAFAEIDSRPALSSRICESAGLSLVENLPRAVGQLASSWWGFPSSFLKVIGVTGTNGKTTSSFLTRSVCRAGGLPCGLIGTVVFDVGHEETEAPQTTPGAIRIQSLFAESLRNGLKSVSMEVSSHALDQDRLAGTNFSVVHFTNLTRDHLDYHRTMEAYFEAKRKLLMWENPDGSHPVAVVHTGDEYGARLAKELERDGRRVLTYGEGADAMIRPLRVDVGLSGIRGTLRTSRGEMSIDSSLSGHYNLQNILGAVGCGEALGLSMEKIAEGIHSLPGVPGRFERVDSPTGFSVIVDYAHTDDALSNLLSAVRPVTRGKVITVFGCGGDRDRGKRPRMGSVAGRLSDFVVLTSDNPRTENPESILDEIEPGLRETGTPYVRVSDRKSAIFEAIRRARPGDAVVIAGKGHENYQILGKQKIHFDDREIARLALAESSR, encoded by the coding sequence ATGAGACACGACAGACCCACGCATGACAAACACTGGCTGTCCCTGAATCTTCCTCCTCCCGTTTGCGGGCGTTTTCCGGAGAAGGTTCTGAGCTTGTCCGACGATTCCCGCCAGGTCGAGAACGGTGCGCTTTTTCTGATCCGGCCGGGAGAAGGGTTCCGGTGGGAATTTGTCGATGAAGCGCTGGACCGCGGAGCCTCCTATCTGGTGGCCGACCGGAAAGCGTTCGCGGAGATCGACAGTCGACCGGCTCTTTCCTCCAGAATTTGTGAATCCGCCGGGCTGTCACTGGTGGAGAACCTTCCCCGGGCGGTTGGCCAGCTGGCGTCTTCCTGGTGGGGCTTCCCTTCCTCTTTCCTGAAAGTGATCGGTGTCACGGGGACCAACGGGAAAACCACATCGAGTTTCCTGACGCGCTCTGTTTGCCGTGCCGGAGGATTACCCTGCGGTCTGATCGGAACTGTCGTTTTTGATGTCGGCCATGAAGAGACAGAGGCGCCGCAGACGACTCCCGGTGCCATACGGATTCAATCCCTGTTTGCGGAATCTCTCCGGAACGGACTGAAGTCCGTTTCGATGGAAGTTTCCTCGCACGCGCTCGATCAGGATCGTCTGGCCGGAACGAATTTTTCCGTTGTCCATTTTACAAATCTGACCCGGGATCATCTCGATTATCACCGGACGATGGAAGCCTATTTTGAAGCGAAAAGAAAGCTCCTGATGTGGGAAAACCCGGATGGAAGTCATCCGGTGGCCGTCGTGCATACGGGAGATGAGTATGGGGCCAGACTGGCGAAAGAGCTTGAACGGGATGGGCGCCGGGTCCTGACCTATGGGGAGGGAGCGGATGCCATGATCCGGCCCCTTCGTGTCGACGTCGGTCTGTCGGGAATCCGGGGAACTCTTCGGACGAGCCGGGGAGAAATGTCCATTGATTCCTCCTTGTCCGGCCATTACAACCTCCAGAATATTCTGGGCGCTGTCGGCTGCGGTGAGGCGCTCGGGCTCTCCATGGAAAAAATCGCGGAAGGGATTCATTCCCTCCCCGGTGTTCCGGGACGTTTTGAACGCGTGGACAGTCCGACGGGATTTTCGGTGATCGTGGACTATGCGCATACGGACGACGCTCTTTCGAACCTTTTGTCCGCCGTTCGCCCGGTGACCCGGGGAAAGGTCATCACCGTTTTCGGCTGCGGCGGGGATCGGGATCGGGGAAAACGCCCTCGCATGGGGAGCGTCGCCGGCCGTCTTTCCGATTTTGTTGTCCTGACATCGGACAATCCCCGAACGGAAAATCCGGAATCGATCCTGGATGAAATAGAGCCGGGACTTCGGGAGACGGGAACCCCCTATGTCCGGGTTTCCGACCGAAAATCCGCGATCTTTGAGGCCATTCGTCGGGCCCGCCCCGGAGATGCGGTCGTGATCGCCGGAAAAGGGCACGAGAACTACCAGATTCTGGGAAAGCAAAAAATACACTTCGATGATCGGGAAATTGCCCGTCTCGCCCTCGCGGAGAGCTCCCGTTGA
- a CDS encoding UDP-N-acetylmuramoyl-tripeptide--D-alanyl-D-alanine ligase, which yields MTDSLSFWLDKGSVLRETSAREEGPALPDDTPFAGVSTDTRDLRPDMLFVALRGDAFDGHDYVGEAFRKGARAALVSRSVEATGPLLIVGDTRLALQGLARAIVRKRFAEGKRLVTLTGTAGKTTTRELLCLVLSAEGRRPHTNRQNWNNEIGVPRTLWEWGEKDGDAVLEVGIRKPGDMDYLSSVLVSDASIVTSVGEGHLETLGSVEGVWKEKSHLLNWVRPGGAIVLPLDLLIRYPASPVFRERQRRFFFVELDPDPGDSARGPRSVPEGSTILTGTLRKEEGGKWILSGTTGPESFSWKMPSPSSILAMDALLALAAGNALGVSLQEGANHLENFSPLPGRMQEKRTPEGALLLLDHYNSNPLSLRGAFQWCAEVWKKEATLSRGEPGKLLAVLGDMLELGEDSPRLHREAGRIAAETPFSAIFYKGDFFQEFREGYLSGKGEEARLVPLSGPPSSGQGVFPILTRGDVVLIKGSRGMHLEQEARLFGVEA from the coding sequence TTGACCGATTCTCTCTCGTTCTGGCTCGACAAGGGATCTGTTCTGCGGGAAACATCCGCAAGAGAGGAAGGACCAGCTCTTCCCGACGACACACCGTTTGCCGGTGTTTCGACGGATACGCGCGATCTGCGTCCCGACATGCTGTTTGTGGCATTGAGGGGTGACGCGTTCGATGGGCACGACTATGTCGGGGAAGCCTTTCGGAAGGGAGCCAGAGCTGCACTGGTCTCGCGCTCTGTGGAGGCAACAGGTCCCCTTCTGATTGTCGGGGACACGCGTCTGGCCCTTCAGGGTCTCGCTCGAGCGATCGTCCGGAAAAGATTCGCAGAAGGGAAGCGGCTGGTGACACTCACGGGGACCGCCGGAAAAACGACGACCCGGGAACTGCTCTGCCTCGTGCTGTCGGCGGAGGGAAGGCGTCCTCACACAAATCGTCAGAACTGGAACAATGAAATCGGTGTCCCCCGTACACTCTGGGAATGGGGTGAGAAGGACGGAGACGCTGTTCTCGAAGTGGGAATCCGAAAGCCGGGCGACATGGATTATTTGTCGTCGGTTCTGGTTTCCGATGCCTCCATCGTGACATCCGTGGGGGAGGGACATCTGGAGACCCTGGGCTCGGTCGAAGGCGTCTGGAAAGAGAAATCGCACCTGCTCAACTGGGTTCGCCCGGGGGGAGCGATCGTTCTTCCGCTGGACCTCCTTATCCGATATCCAGCCTCTCCTGTCTTCCGGGAACGGCAGAGAAGATTTTTCTTTGTCGAACTGGACCCGGATCCCGGAGATTCCGCACGGGGTCCCCGGTCGGTTCCGGAAGGATCCACGATTCTGACCGGCACCCTCCGGAAAGAAGAAGGTGGAAAATGGATCTTGTCCGGCACAACGGGCCCGGAGTCTTTTTCCTGGAAAATGCCTTCCCCTTCCTCCATTTTGGCAATGGATGCCCTCCTTGCACTGGCTGCCGGAAACGCGTTGGGAGTCTCTCTCCAGGAAGGCGCGAACCACCTTGAAAATTTTTCTCCTCTCCCGGGAAGAATGCAAGAAAAAAGAACGCCGGAAGGAGCGCTGCTTCTTCTCGACCATTACAATTCCAATCCCCTTTCCCTCCGGGGTGCTTTCCAGTGGTGTGCCGAGGTCTGGAAAAAAGAGGCGACTCTCTCCAGGGGGGAACCAGGAAAACTCCTCGCCGTTCTTGGAGACATGCTGGAGTTGGGGGAAGATTCCCCCCGTCTCCACCGGGAAGCCGGCCGGATCGCCGCCGAAACTCCCTTTTCTGCAATCTTCTACAAGGGTGATTTTTTCCAGGAATTCCGCGAGGGCTACCTTTCCGGCAAAGGCGAAGAGGCCAGACTTGTCCCTCTTTCGGGGCCGCCGTCTTCCGGACAGGGTGTTTTTCCGATCCTGACGAGGGGGGATGTTGTCCTGATCAAGGGCTCCCGCGGCATGCATCTTGAACAGGAAGCGCGTTTGTTCGGTGTGGAGGCCTGA
- the mraY gene encoding phospho-N-acetylmuramoyl-pentapeptide-transferase translates to MLYQLFHLHQEYPFFNIFRYITFRAIYATVTSMVLLLVLGPWLIQWLRRLQIGQEVRDDGPKSHLAKQGTPTMGGVLILLGIFVSTLLWADLSDPYVWMVLGALGANGVIGFLDDYLKVLKKQSKGLLAWQKFTLQILSGVLLSMWYLWVNHADTRIVVPFLKELNPALGILFLPFAVGVLSGTANAVNLTDGLDGLAVGPVIVVSLAFMGITYVTGHELFARYLTIIPVPGAGELAIVCGAMVGSSLGFLWFNAYPASIFMGDVGALALGGGIGMMAIVTRQELLLLLLGGIFVAEAVSVIAQVLSYKIRKKRVLRMAPLHHHYELGGVEEPKVIVRFWIVSIILALLSLSTFKLR, encoded by the coding sequence ATGCTCTACCAGTTGTTTCATCTCCATCAGGAATATCCCTTCTTCAATATTTTCCGGTACATCACCTTCCGCGCCATCTATGCGACCGTCACCTCCATGGTTCTGCTGCTTGTCCTTGGCCCATGGCTGATTCAGTGGCTCCGACGTCTTCAGATCGGACAGGAGGTCCGGGACGACGGACCCAAATCGCATTTGGCCAAACAGGGAACGCCGACGATGGGAGGGGTTCTGATCCTCCTCGGGATTTTTGTGTCGACCCTCCTGTGGGCGGACCTGTCCGATCCGTATGTCTGGATGGTTCTGGGCGCCCTTGGTGCCAATGGTGTCATCGGATTTCTGGACGATTACCTGAAGGTCCTGAAAAAACAGTCCAAGGGACTTCTTGCCTGGCAGAAGTTTACCCTTCAGATTCTGTCCGGGGTTCTTCTCAGTATGTGGTACCTCTGGGTCAACCATGCGGATACGCGCATCGTCGTGCCTTTTCTGAAGGAGCTGAATCCTGCACTGGGCATTTTGTTCCTCCCGTTCGCCGTGGGCGTGCTGTCCGGTACCGCCAATGCCGTCAATCTGACGGACGGACTGGACGGGCTGGCAGTGGGTCCCGTCATCGTCGTGTCACTTGCGTTCATGGGGATCACGTACGTCACCGGTCACGAACTGTTTGCGCGTTACCTCACGATCATTCCGGTTCCCGGAGCGGGGGAGCTCGCGATTGTTTGCGGGGCCATGGTGGGTTCTTCTCTGGGGTTCCTCTGGTTCAATGCCTATCCCGCTTCGATCTTCATGGGTGATGTGGGGGCCCTGGCCCTCGGCGGAGGGATCGGCATGATGGCGATCGTGACGCGCCAGGAGCTTCTCCTGCTGCTTCTGGGAGGGATTTTTGTCGCCGAGGCCGTCTCGGTCATTGCCCAGGTGCTCTCTTACAAAATTCGCAAAAAAAGGGTGCTCAGAATGGCTCCCCTGCATCACCACTATGAGCTGGGAGGTGTCGAGGAACCCAAGGTGATCGTGCGGTTCTGGATTGTATCGATCATCCTGGCTCTTTTGAGCTTGAGCACCTTCAAGCTTCGCTGA
- the murD gene encoding UDP-N-acetylmuramoyl-L-alanine--D-glutamate ligase: MEPDVRGGRRSSCTGAGISRPSAGRRACSPKEKKLLQEEGVEVQEGRAFDAREILSLPFVIVSPGVPPRKWAGQEAPLYIRNVMGEMEWASSWTAVPLVAVGGTNGKSTTSALLAHFLEAAGERVFLGGNFGTPLSDMVLSERRGSSPLPTVAVVELSSFQAETMGIFRPVVNLLLNITPDHLDRYLSVDHYRNAKWNAFQTMEKESFTVLNRDPACGVYPPFSPISSRLAWFYGSKGSCPDRTGGLILEGDALSATLDGIEGLPPISWNLEKFPLEGMGNRQNLAASLLGAVLYLKATGKHPEQVTTVLEEAAASFRGLPHRMEVVGEWKGIRFINDSKATNVDATRLALEGYAGHSPFVHLILGGRDKGAPYAPLREGIRTSVKSIAVLGEARDKIREELGSLVPLRMCESLEEAVDVAAGQASEGDRVLLSPACSSYDMFHGYEERGAVFRSIVENWIRRRERAR, encoded by the coding sequence TTGGAGCCGGACGTTCGGGGTGGCCGCCGCTCGTCTTGCACGGGCGCTGGGATATCGCGTCCGTCTGCTGGACGAAGGGCCTGTTCCCCCAAAGAAAAAAAACTTCTTCAGGAAGAGGGGGTTGAGGTTCAGGAAGGCCGGGCGTTCGACGCGCGGGAGATCCTGTCGCTGCCCTTTGTCATCGTGAGTCCAGGTGTTCCGCCGCGAAAATGGGCAGGACAGGAAGCGCCGTTGTATATCAGAAACGTGATGGGGGAGATGGAATGGGCCTCCAGCTGGACGGCCGTTCCTCTCGTGGCGGTTGGCGGAACGAACGGAAAATCGACGACGTCGGCTCTCCTTGCCCATTTTCTGGAGGCTGCCGGAGAACGTGTCTTTCTGGGAGGAAACTTCGGAACACCCCTTTCGGACATGGTTCTGTCGGAACGAAGGGGAAGTTCCCCCCTGCCCACTGTTGCGGTGGTGGAACTGTCGAGTTTTCAGGCGGAAACGATGGGGATTTTCCGGCCGGTGGTCAATCTCCTTCTGAACATCACTCCGGACCACCTGGATCGCTATCTTTCGGTGGACCATTATCGAAATGCCAAATGGAATGCCTTCCAGACAATGGAAAAGGAGAGTTTTACCGTCCTCAACAGGGACCCGGCGTGCGGTGTTTATCCACCGTTCTCCCCCATTTCGTCCCGGCTGGCCTGGTTCTATGGGTCCAAAGGATCCTGTCCGGACAGGACCGGGGGGCTCATCCTGGAGGGGGATGCCTTGTCGGCAACTCTTGACGGAATCGAGGGGCTTCCCCCGATTTCCTGGAATCTGGAAAAATTTCCTCTCGAGGGAATGGGAAACCGGCAGAACCTGGCTGCGTCTCTCCTGGGTGCCGTGCTGTATCTCAAGGCCACGGGAAAACATCCGGAACAGGTGACGACAGTCCTGGAAGAGGCAGCCGCTTCTTTCCGGGGTCTGCCGCACCGGATGGAAGTGGTGGGAGAGTGGAAGGGTATCCGGTTCATCAATGATTCCAAGGCAACAAATGTGGACGCCACGCGCCTGGCCCTGGAGGGTTATGCGGGGCATTCTCCGTTTGTTCACCTGATTCTGGGGGGTCGGGACAAGGGAGCTCCCTATGCGCCTCTCCGGGAGGGGATCCGGACGTCCGTCAAATCGATTGCGGTGTTGGGCGAAGCCCGGGACAAAATCCGGGAAGAACTGGGAAGTCTTGTTCCCCTGAGGATGTGCGAGAGCCTGGAGGAGGCGGTGGACGTCGCAGCCGGACAGGCGTCCGAAGGAGACAGGGTCCTCTTGTCCCCGGCATGTTCAAGCTACGATATGTTTCACGGATATGAAGAGCGGGGGGCTGTCTTCCGGTCGATCGTGGAAAACTGGATCCGTCGCCGGGAGCGGGCGCGATGA
- a CDS encoding FtsW/RodA/SpoVE family cell cycle protein, with amino-acid sequence MKAMGFPLTEQPEAGKTPMPTRKVDILLLFAVTFLLCIGIGMVMSASLSTSQPFRLFSRQLISGVIALGVMIVVARIDYHLWFEWRLLLYAGGMISLIALYIPHVGMVMNGARRWIHLAGLTLQPSELARDAMIILTAVLLVKARKLSPEGPLVLPRKNLISFGVFLGLYVVLILREPDFGSCVFMLSVLFLMFFLGGVPLSLLARLAAAAIPVVVWFLVHHRYTLERFSNFRMARHASSAAATQLGQSLVALGSGGLTGAGLGHDWVGGGILPEPGTDFIFALVGEQLGLVGTLSVVFLFGILFYRGMHVAKHAPDFAGRMLALGFTLSIAIEAIFNMGVATGLLPTKGIPLPFMSFGGSSLLANALGVGIVLSVSRFSVPPPREQSLLNGETR; translated from the coding sequence ATGAAAGCGATGGGGTTTCCCCTGACGGAACAACCGGAGGCCGGGAAGACGCCTATGCCCACCCGAAAAGTCGATATTCTTCTTCTTTTTGCGGTCACCTTTCTCCTGTGTATCGGCATCGGGATGGTCATGTCGGCGTCCTTGTCGACAAGCCAGCCTTTTCGCCTGTTTTCCCGGCAGCTGATTTCCGGAGTGATTGCCCTGGGAGTGATGATTGTCGTCGCCCGGATCGATTATCACCTCTGGTTTGAATGGCGTCTTCTTCTCTACGCGGGAGGAATGATTTCCCTCATTGCGCTCTATATCCCCCACGTCGGGATGGTCATGAACGGTGCCAGGCGCTGGATCCATCTGGCAGGACTCACTCTCCAGCCCTCCGAACTGGCACGGGACGCCATGATCATTCTGACGGCCGTCCTTCTGGTCAAAGCGCGAAAACTCTCTCCTGAGGGCCCGCTGGTGCTCCCCCGCAAGAACCTGATTTCGTTCGGGGTGTTTCTGGGACTCTATGTTGTTCTCATCCTTCGGGAGCCGGATTTCGGTTCTTGCGTCTTTATGCTCTCGGTCCTTTTCCTGATGTTCTTTCTCGGGGGGGTCCCCCTCTCCCTGCTCGCGCGGTTGGCGGCAGCAGCGATCCCTGTTGTTGTCTGGTTTCTTGTTCATCATCGGTACACCCTGGAGCGATTCTCGAATTTCCGGATGGCTCGTCATGCGTCATCGGCAGCTGCTACCCAGCTTGGGCAATCTCTCGTTGCCCTGGGGTCCGGGGGGCTGACCGGAGCCGGTTTGGGGCATGATTGGGTGGGAGGGGGAATCCTTCCGGAGCCAGGAACGGATTTCATCTTCGCCCTGGTCGGGGAGCAGCTCGGTCTTGTGGGAACGCTGTCCGTTGTGTTTCTTTTTGGCATTCTTTTCTATCGGGGAATGCATGTCGCCAAGCACGCCCCGGACTTTGCCGGACGGATGCTTGCCCTCGGATTCACCCTTTCGATTGCGATCGAGGCGATTTTCAACATGGGTGTCGCGACCGGCCTTCTCCCGACCAAGGGAATCCCGTTGCCTTTCATGAGTTTTGGCGGATCGTCCCTGCTCGCAAACGCTCTTGGGGTCGGGATTGTCTTGTCCGTCTCCCGATTTTCTGTTCCTCCTCCCCGGGAGCAGTCCCTTTTGAACGGAGAGACGCGATGA
- a CDS encoding UDP-N-acetylglucosamine--N-acetylmuramyl-(pentapeptide) pyrophosphoryl-undecaprenol N-acetylglucosamine transferase, whose translation MNSPRLPRQISRLAVTGGGTGGHVVPALNLLEAARRELGAAILYIGTPGNLEERLALEKGIPFAGIPTSGFMGKSMRAKLTAVARVLPGVSESLRVLKDFRPDLLVGTGGYVQVPSVLTAALLGIPAFLLEPNGVTGWANRLLKPFAAGVVLPYGDKGPTGIPLGGRGRPDRPGRERFQGVLTILIAGGSQGARQINREVPKILKALLEKETLPLKIVHQAGESGERETRELYKNLGIEADVLGFDPSLSARYRSCALTIARAGAMTVAEITYAGTPAFYVPYPLAIGDHQRINAESVQRAGGGWVWSDASLTETSARAMELSAVLREPDRLREAGDRAWALSPGRPSGEWLLSLLDRGEGSKRGGMTVSK comes from the coding sequence ATGAACTCCCCCCGGCTTCCCCGGCAAATCTCCCGTCTTGCTGTGACCGGGGGAGGGACGGGAGGACATGTGGTTCCTGCCCTCAACCTTCTTGAGGCGGCCCGCCGGGAATTAGGCGCGGCCATCTTGTATATCGGAACGCCAGGAAATCTGGAGGAAAGACTGGCTCTGGAGAAAGGGATTCCCTTTGCGGGCATTCCGACATCGGGGTTCATGGGAAAGAGCATGCGGGCGAAACTGACCGCGGTTGCCCGCGTTCTTCCCGGCGTTTCGGAATCTCTTCGGGTTCTGAAAGACTTTCGGCCGGACCTGCTTGTCGGAACGGGCGGGTATGTTCAGGTGCCTTCCGTGCTGACGGCAGCCCTGCTTGGAATCCCGGCCTTTCTTCTTGAGCCGAACGGGGTGACCGGTTGGGCCAATCGGCTTTTGAAGCCTTTTGCCGCTGGGGTCGTTCTTCCGTATGGCGACAAGGGGCCAACCGGAATTCCCCTGGGCGGGAGGGGCCGACCCGATCGACCGGGCAGAGAACGTTTTCAGGGTGTGCTGACAATTCTGATTGCGGGGGGAAGTCAGGGAGCAAGGCAGATTAACAGGGAAGTCCCGAAAATCCTGAAGGCCCTTCTCGAAAAAGAAACGCTCCCATTGAAGATCGTCCATCAGGCGGGAGAGTCCGGAGAGAGGGAAACGAGAGAGCTTTACAAAAATCTCGGAATCGAAGCCGATGTTCTTGGATTTGACCCGTCGTTGTCCGCCCGGTATCGTTCATGCGCGCTGACGATCGCGCGGGCGGGTGCCATGACGGTGGCGGAAATCACATACGCGGGGACCCCCGCGTTTTATGTGCCCTATCCGCTGGCCATCGGTGACCATCAGCGGATCAATGCGGAGTCTGTCCAGCGCGCGGGAGGTGGCTGGGTCTGGTCCGACGCTTCCCTGACGGAAACATCCGCGCGGGCAATGGAACTCTCCGCTGTACTGAGAGAGCCGGACCGTCTTCGGGAGGCGGGAGACAGGGCCTGGGCCCTGTCTCCCGGGAGGCCGTCCGGGGAATGGCTTCTTTCCCTTCTTGATCGGGGAGAAGGGAGCAAAAGGGGCGGAATGACAGTTTCCAAATGA
- the murC gene encoding UDP-N-acetylmuramate--L-alanine ligase, with product MWNDSFRSFHFVGIGGNGMAPVAEILLSRGALVSGSDKTQTDLTRRLSELGARVFVGHRAEQVGAVDAVVISTAISQENPELLEARRLGIPVVHRGEALAGIMRGFQGVAVAGSHGKTTTTSMIAHVLAHGGLDPTCVVGGRVPGFGGNARVGKKNIFIAEADESDGSFLKISPHVAVVTNVDQEHLDYYQSFDQLKAAFERFLTSVPPEGLAVACLDDPELSNILPSLNAPHWTYGFSPAADVVGSDVSAEGLSTSFSVRLRGKDIGTFMLNVPGVHNVLNALATIAVAHHFGLEAECAREALERFRGVGRRFTQVGEEGGIRIVDDYGHHPTEIGVTLAAARQAYPDRRLVVAFQPHRFSRTRDLLSRFASAFQLADVLVLGEIYGAGESPIAGITGRRLFDEIRTSFENEAYFAGDQSEMISRLMTILKPGDLLITMGAGDVTHLGGEVLARLRQSSRVVG from the coding sequence ATGTGGAATGACAGCTTCAGATCCTTTCACTTTGTGGGTATTGGCGGTAACGGGATGGCGCCTGTGGCCGAAATCCTGCTTTCCCGCGGTGCCCTCGTATCCGGTTCGGACAAGACGCAGACGGACCTGACACGACGGTTATCCGAACTCGGTGCGCGCGTCTTTGTCGGGCATCGGGCGGAACAGGTCGGTGCGGTGGATGCCGTCGTCATCTCCACGGCAATCTCCCAGGAAAACCCTGAACTACTGGAGGCCCGGCGGCTGGGGATTCCGGTTGTTCATCGGGGAGAGGCGCTGGCAGGCATCATGCGTGGATTTCAGGGTGTCGCAGTGGCCGGATCCCACGGAAAGACGACCACAACGTCCATGATTGCCCACGTCCTGGCCCACGGGGGGCTCGATCCCACCTGTGTGGTGGGTGGACGCGTTCCCGGTTTCGGGGGAAACGCCCGCGTCGGAAAGAAAAACATTTTTATTGCGGAAGCGGATGAGAGCGATGGGTCCTTCCTGAAAATCTCTCCCCATGTCGCCGTCGTGACGAATGTCGATCAGGAGCACCTCGACTACTACCAGTCGTTCGACCAGCTGAAGGCGGCTTTTGAGCGGTTTCTCACGTCCGTTCCTCCGGAGGGGCTCGCTGTTGCCTGCCTGGACGATCCGGAGCTGTCGAACATTCTTCCTTCCCTGAACGCGCCCCACTGGACCTACGGCTTCTCCCCCGCGGCGGACGTCGTCGGGAGCGATGTTTCCGCAGAGGGACTTTCCACATCGTTTTCTGTCCGCCTCCGTGGAAAGGATATCGGAACCTTCATGCTGAATGTTCCGGGTGTGCACAATGTGCTGAACGCACTCGCGACGATCGCAGTCGCGCACCATTTCGGCCTCGAGGCGGAATGTGCCAGGGAAGCGCTGGAGAGATTTCGCGGCGTCGGTCGACGGTTCACTCAGGTGGGTGAGGAAGGCGGAATCCGGATTGTGGATGACTACGGCCACCACCCGACAGAGATCGGCGTGACACTTGCCGCAGCACGCCAGGCCTATCCGGACAGGCGTCTGGTCGTTGCGTTCCAGCCGCACCGTTTTTCCAGGACGCGGGATCTTCTTTCCCGGTTCGCATCGGCTTTCCAGCTGGCCGATGTGCTAGTCCTGGGAGAGATCTACGGGGCGGGGGAAAGCCCGATCGCCGGGATAACCGGCCGGCGTCTCTTTGACGAAATCCGGACCTCTTTCGAGAATGAAGCCTACTTTGCCGGAGACCAGAGCGAAATGATCTCCCGCCTCATGACAATATTAAAACCGGGAGACCTTCTGATAACGATGGGCGCGGGAGATGTCACCCATCTGGGAGGTGAAGTCCTGGCCCGCCTCAGGCAGTCCAGCCGGGTGGTCGGATGA
- the murB gene encoding UDP-N-acetylmuramate dehydrogenase, with amino-acid sequence MILHDEPLSRHSSIRTGGPGQIVALVESTEELMSVLQRVKEGIFPSPVRFIGNASNILFPDGGLLGTVISLKKMDRFTLRPDGLIEAEAGAFLPRLAFHAARQGRGGLGFLSGIPGTVGGGIVMNAGTTTGEMGDILREVCLVSPDGAMERIVREDLRFSYRTSEFQREELSERPSRWQDWVIVSAVLETFPAEPVFLMEEWERLRRSRSEAQPLDKPNLGSVFRNPPGDFAGRLIEDAGWKGVVRGGIEISPRHANFFVNRGGGLSRDFRSLVEDVRLAILKENGIRLETEVEIVPEETPAAV; translated from the coding sequence ATGATCCTTCACGACGAGCCCTTGTCCCGGCATTCGTCCATCCGCACGGGAGGTCCGGGACAGATTGTCGCTCTGGTCGAGTCGACGGAAGAGTTGATGTCTGTCCTGCAAAGAGTCAAGGAGGGAATCTTTCCCTCCCCGGTCCGTTTTATCGGGAACGCAAGCAACATCCTTTTTCCGGACGGGGGGCTTCTTGGAACCGTGATCTCGCTCAAGAAGATGGACCGGTTTACCCTGCGCCCGGATGGACTGATCGAGGCAGAAGCCGGTGCGTTCCTTCCCCGGCTGGCCTTCCATGCAGCACGGCAGGGACGGGGAGGTCTTGGGTTTCTGTCGGGAATTCCCGGGACGGTGGGCGGCGGAATCGTCATGAATGCCGGTACCACGACGGGGGAGATGGGGGATATTCTTCGTGAAGTCTGCCTGGTTTCGCCGGATGGGGCCATGGAGCGGATCGTCCGGGAAGACCTCCGGTTTTCCTACCGGACGTCGGAGTTCCAGCGGGAAGAGCTTTCGGAGCGTCCGTCTCGCTGGCAGGACTGGGTAATCGTTTCGGCCGTTCTGGAGACATTTCCGGCCGAACCTGTTTTTCTGATGGAGGAATGGGAGCGCCTCCGGCGTTCGAGAAGCGAGGCTCAACCGCTCGACAAACCTAATCTGGGTTCTGTTTTCCGAAACCCGCCGGGGGATTTTGCCGGTCGGCTGATTGAAGACGCGGGATGGAAAGGCGTCGTACGGGGAGGAATAGAAATTTCTCCCCGTCACGCGAACTTCTTCGTCAACCGGGGCGGTGGTCTGTCCAGGGATTTTCGGTCGCTTGTGGAAGACGTGCGGCTTGCAATCCTTAAGGAAAACGGTATCCGGCTTGAGACAGAGGTGGAAATCGTGCCGGAAGAAACGCCGGCAGCAGTCTGA